The Sandaracinus amylolyticus genomic interval CAGCTCGACGCAGCCGGGCCAGGGCTCGCTGCCCGGCGGGCGCGGTGGCGCGGTGGGCTCTCCCACGCGGCGAGGCCACACGAGCATCGTCCCGTGCGCATCGTCGAGCGGGCAGAGATACGTCGTGCACACGATCCGCTCGATCCTGTCGATCGGTGGGTACGTGCCGCGCACGTCCTCGCCGTCGATGCCGCCGACGTGGTGGTGCCAGAAGAAGAACGGTCGCGTGTGATCGGAGACGATCCCGGCTGCGAGCTCGAGGCGCGCGCGCGGCCCGAGCAGCGTCTCGACGACGCCGCGGACCTCCGGCAGCAGCGCGATGTGCGCGGCCTCGGGGATGGGCTCGAGGATCCCGTACATCGCCATTCCCACCGGGCTCACGTGGACGCGCTCGCCGATGCTCACGTCGCGCTGCGAGAAGAGCTTGGGCGCACCGTGCGCGCGCCATTGCTCACGCATCTTGTCAGCCAACGTCTCGACGAGATGCTCGGGGACGGCCCCTTCGATCACGGCATGCCCTTGGGTCGCGATGCGGTGCGCGACGTCGTGCTCACGCATCGCGATCGCCTCCGCGCGGAAGCACACTGGCCAGGACTTCGTCCGCGTCGTGGAGACGACGGAGCGACGTGTCCGTCGTGTGCGCGCGCGGCGCGTCCGCCGCCGCGAACCACAGCCCGACGAACATGCGAGGTGTCGCGCGAGGCGCGCAGGGGAGCACGGCGTGCCAGCAGCACTGATCCATCAGCACGACGGTGCCCGCGGGAGCGTCGACCGCGAGCTGTCCCTCCCATGCGCGCGCCGCGCGATCGTGCGGCGGTCCCGACGCCCCGCTCACGCGGCGCGGATGGATCAGGAGCTGCCCGTTCTCGACGCACATCTCGTCGAGGTACACGAGCATCGCGACGCGCTCGGGACGCTCGATCGCGGGGCGGAGACCGAGCCGCCTGAAGCGCTCGTCGTCGATGCCGCCGACGTGGTTGTGCCACTCGAAGAAGGGCCGCGTGTGATCGCAGAGCAGTGCCGCGACGAGCTCGAGGCGCATGTCGTCGCCGAGCGCGCCCCGGAGCACCGCGACCGCTCGCGGGTCGAGCAGGCCGCGTCGGAGCGCGGGTGCGTGGCCGAGCAGCTGGTGCAGGACGAGCCCGGTCCCCGAGATCTCGACGGTCGAGCGCGGCCACTGCGGCACGCGCGAGTAGAGCGCAGGCGCGCCGAGCTCCGCGTGCACGGCCGCGATGGTCTGCCGCAAGCGCGCGACCGTGGCCGGCGGGTAGAGCGCGGGAAGGATCGCGACGCCGTCGCGGACGAGCTGCGCGGAGAGCGGCTCGAGATCGCCGTTCATTCGAGGGCGTCCCGCGCCACGAGAGGCGCGACGTCGGCGTGCACGCCATCGATCACCGACAACAGCTCGCGAGCGAGCGTGCGATCGACCGCGCCGCGATGCGAGTACGCGATGCGATCGCGCGCCGCGAAGTAGCGCCGGCCTTCGACCAAGGGCTCGGCGTGTAACGTGATCGCACCGGCGGGCGTGGTGAGCTCGAGCGCCAGCCCGCCGCGCTCTTCCATCACACCGACGAGGTTCCATCCCGACGCGGCGGCGCCGATCCGCGCGCCGAGCGCGCGTCGCGTGCCGACGTCGATCACCGGCGCGCGCGAGATCGTGACCTCGGGCGTGCGCTCGGCCGGGATCCCGCGCAGCGTCCGCGACCCATCGACGACGAAGCCGACCCAGTCGTCGTTCAAGATCGGCCGCGCGAACTGCGATGCACGCGCGACGACGCGCTCCCACTCGCGCTGCATCTGCTCGGCGTCCCAGCCTTCACACGACGTGATC includes:
- a CDS encoding phytanoyl-CoA dioxygenase family protein; this translates as MNGDLEPLSAQLVRDGVAILPALYPPATVARLRQTIAAVHAELGAPALYSRVPQWPRSTVEISGTGLVLHQLLGHAPALRRGLLDPRAVAVLRGALGDDMRLELVAALLCDHTRPFFEWHNHVGGIDDERFRRLGLRPAIERPERVAMLVYLDEMCVENGQLLIHPRRVSGASGPPHDRAARAWEGQLAVDAPAGTVVLMDQCCWHAVLPCAPRATPRMFVGLWFAAADAPRAHTTDTSLRRLHDADEVLASVLPRGGDRDA